One Kiritimatiellia bacterium genomic window carries:
- a CDS encoding glucosyl-3-phosphoglycerate synthase, protein MKSNFWHLPWRRPAPRQPAISTPKNIREWLAKNTFHHAQFADLKRLVEAKRKSGVKISLCLPTLNEETTIGKEIVIFKSELMTRYPLLDEIAVIDSGSTDATCEIAKSFGASVYAAADILPDQGAQKGKGENLWKAIYQLRGDIIVYVDADIKNIHARFVYGLIGPLLFNPEIQYVKAFYDRPLTTSKNVRTAGGGRVTEILIRPLFSLFFPELTAVIQPLSGEYAARRAVLERIPFPIGYGVETSHLIDIYRQWGMPALAQTDLDQRVHRNQSIQALGKMAFGILQTFLRRCENLRIIEGLPEISHVMRQFQWRENGYEPVDAAIPEYERPPMINHPAYQKRFGRHP, encoded by the coding sequence ATGAAAAGTAATTTCTGGCATTTGCCGTGGCGCCGGCCCGCGCCGCGCCAGCCCGCGATTTCCACACCGAAGAATATCCGCGAATGGCTGGCCAAAAACACCTTTCATCACGCGCAGTTCGCCGACCTGAAACGGCTGGTGGAAGCCAAGCGGAAAAGCGGCGTGAAAATCTCGCTGTGTCTGCCGACCCTCAACGAGGAAACCACGATCGGAAAGGAAATAGTCATTTTCAAATCGGAATTGATGACCCGTTACCCGCTGCTGGACGAAATCGCGGTCATTGATTCCGGGTCCACGGACGCCACCTGTGAGATTGCGAAATCATTCGGCGCTTCCGTTTACGCCGCCGCCGACATTCTGCCCGACCAGGGAGCGCAAAAAGGCAAGGGCGAAAACCTCTGGAAGGCCATCTACCAGCTCCGGGGCGATATCATCGTGTATGTTGACGCCGACATTAAAAACATTCACGCCCGTTTCGTCTACGGGCTGATCGGGCCGCTCCTGTTCAATCCGGAGATTCAGTACGTCAAGGCTTTTTATGACCGCCCCCTGACCACTTCAAAAAATGTCCGGACGGCCGGCGGGGGAAGGGTGACGGAGATACTGATCCGGCCGCTGTTTTCCCTTTTTTTTCCGGAATTGACCGCGGTTATCCAGCCGCTTTCCGGGGAATATGCCGCCCGCCGCGCGGTGCTGGAACGCATTCCGTTCCCCATTGGTTACGGGGTGGAAACATCGCATTTGATTGATATCTACCGGCAATGGGGGATGCCGGCCCTGGCGCAGACCGATCTTGACCAGCGGGTCCATCGCAATCAGTCCATCCAGGCCCTGGGGAAAATGGCCTTCGGAATATTGCAGACCTTTTTACGCCGTTGCGAGAATTTGCGCATTATTGAAGGTTTGCCGGAAATCAGCCATGTTATGCGCCAGTTTCAATGGCGGGAAAACGGTTATGAACCGGTGGATGCGGCCATTCCGGAATATGAGCGCCCGCCCATGATAAATCATCCGGCCTATCAGAAGCGTTTCGGCCGTCATCCATGA
- a CDS encoding peptidase: MAVMENILPELPRIREAAAAMREVVLANLVMLGEAPAPTSQESRRISLLVERFSEFGLQHAAIDDLGNGLGVLYGTEGKRTILLTANADTMFPLESVPVIQMHSDEVIGPFVGDNSPALAALLSLPALLERLQIRLKSNLILSGTARMLHTSNLEGLRYLLDRAPMPIQSGLVVEGVQLGRLNYSCLGLLMADLTTKVPDDYDWSQFGATGSIIPMTDVINRINRIPLPRRPQTSIILGKLFGGFTYRNIARQTTLSFEVRSESAEILDQLAAQLDDITNEVAANSGVHVRLNIFARRQPGGLDIAHPLVRQVRAVHSAMGIQSMLYPTTSALACFADRKIPAVTLGFTTGQRRGELEEAYEAVSIPAMWNGLTQLAGVLLAMDEGVSNEK, encoded by the coding sequence ATGGCTGTCATGGAAAACATTTTGCCGGAATTGCCGCGCATCCGCGAGGCGGCCGCCGCCATGCGGGAAGTGGTGCTCGCCAATCTGGTCATGCTGGGCGAAGCGCCGGCGCCGACCTCGCAGGAAAGCCGCCGGATTTCACTGCTCGTGGAGCGTTTTTCTGAATTTGGCCTGCAGCATGCCGCGATTGACGATCTCGGCAACGGATTGGGGGTTCTTTATGGAACGGAAGGCAAACGGACCATCCTGCTGACCGCCAATGCCGACACCATGTTCCCCCTGGAGAGCGTGCCGGTTATCCAGATGCATTCCGATGAGGTGATCGGCCCTTTTGTCGGCGATAACAGCCCGGCGCTGGCGGCGTTGCTTTCTCTGCCGGCGTTGCTGGAGCGTTTGCAAATACGCCTGAAATCCAATCTGATTCTATCCGGCACGGCGCGTATGCTGCATACCAGCAATCTGGAAGGACTGCGCTATCTGCTGGACCGCGCGCCGATGCCGATTCAATCGGGCCTGGTCGTTGAAGGTGTGCAGCTTGGGCGGCTCAATTATTCCTGCCTGGGATTGTTAATGGCGGACCTGACGACCAAAGTGCCCGATGATTACGATTGGTCGCAGTTTGGCGCCACGGGTTCCATCATTCCCATGACGGATGTCATCAACCGCATCAATCGCATCCCCCTCCCGCGCCGGCCGCAGACAAGCATCATTCTCGGCAAACTCTTCGGCGGCTTTACCTATCGGAATATCGCCCGCCAGACAACGCTCAGTTTTGAAGTCCGGAGCGAATCGGCCGAGATCCTGGATCAACTGGCCGCGCAATTAGACGACATCACGAACGAAGTGGCGGCCAATTCCGGGGTGCATGTCCGGCTGAATATTTTCGCGCGGCGCCAGCCGGGCGGACTGGATATCGCGCATCCGCTGGTGCGTCAGGTCCGCGCGGTTCACTCTGCCATGGGCATTCAATCCATGCTGTATCCCACCACCTCCGCCCTGGCCTGTTTTGCCGACCGCAAGATACCGGCCGTTACCCTGGGTTTTACAACCGGCCAGCGGCGCGGCGAGCTTGAGGAGGCTTACGAGGCGGTCAGCATTCCCGCCATGTGGAACGGGTTGACCCAGCTTGCGGGCGTCCTCCTGGCAATGGACGAGGGGGTTTCAAATGAAAAGTAA
- a CDS encoding glycosyltransferase family 2 protein, whose product MRDKISACLTVGNEENNIRRCLNSLRWADEIVVIDSFSRDKTAEICREYTDRVYQHEWLGYVGQKELIKKMAVNPWILFIDADEEVSDELRDQILHEFESGHNRKYVGYEFPRKVFFLGTWITHGEWWPDIKMRLFLKENGVCTGQEPHDHVIVNGPVKRLSGCLHHYTYDNISDQIHTLNRFSTIASESMRNEGRRFSIIDLLFRPFFRFIKGYIFKRGFLDGCRGFVIALMSSIGVFYKYAKLWELNLNQMQSGDTAAGQSVSPEKPEERSRKAENVKSEVSGQSSEAENRNKK is encoded by the coding sequence ATGCGCGACAAAATATCGGCCTGTTTGACGGTTGGCAACGAGGAAAACAACATCCGGCGCTGTTTGAACAGCCTTCGCTGGGCGGATGAGATCGTCGTTATTGACAGTTTCAGCAGGGACAAAACCGCGGAAATCTGCCGGGAGTACACGGACCGCGTTTACCAGCACGAGTGGCTGGGATACGTCGGCCAGAAGGAATTGATCAAGAAAATGGCGGTTAACCCCTGGATTCTGTTTATTGACGCCGACGAAGAAGTCTCCGACGAATTAAGGGACCAGATTCTGCATGAATTTGAAAGCGGCCATAACCGGAAATACGTGGGATACGAGTTCCCCCGGAAGGTTTTTTTTCTCGGCACCTGGATTACGCACGGCGAATGGTGGCCGGATATTAAAATGCGCCTCTTTCTCAAGGAGAACGGCGTCTGCACCGGACAGGAACCGCACGATCACGTCATTGTTAACGGCCCCGTCAAGCGCCTTTCCGGATGCCTGCACCATTATACTTATGACAATATTTCGGACCAGATTCACACCCTCAACCGGTTTTCAACCATAGCTTCCGAGAGCATGCGGAACGAGGGCCGGCGCTTTTCCATCATTGACCTCCTTTTCCGCCCTTTTTTCCGGTTTATCAAGGGATATATATTTAAACGCGGATTTCTGGACGGCTGCCGCGGATTTGTGATTGCGCTCATGAGTTCCATCGGTGTTTTTTACAAATACGCGAAATTATGGGAATTGAACCTGAATCAGATGCAGAGCGGCGACACGGCCGCAGGCCAAAGCGTTTCTCCGGAAAAGCCCGAAGAAAGAAGCCGGAAAGCGGAAAATGTGAAGTCGGAAGTCAGCGGGCAGAGTTCGGAGGCCGAAAACCGGAACAAAAAGTAA
- the murJ gene encoding murein biosynthesis integral membrane protein MurJ — protein sequence MDKKKTIRSAGTVGFFILLSRALGLVRDMAMAAFFGSSKTMDAFVVAFTIPNLFRSLFGEGALSSAFVPVFTETLEKQERAKVWRFANDMLSLLAVILAAIVTALILLVSLLKFCWPASERIIMIFDFTRIMLPYMFFICLAAFFSAMLNSLRRFFMPAATYAALNIVMLAVLFLVCPRLDPSGNARILAVSWGVILAGAIQWLMQIPALWRCGFRPKLSFNWRDERVRRVWRLMGAAALGMGITQINVLIDRLIATFIGEGSPSYLYYAERIVYFPLGIFGTALGTVLLPTFSAQMAQARPDLVRQTLNHSLRQLAFLVLPAAMGMLALAKPIIRVIYEHGGFSPQAADMTALALAIYAPGLIAFSVLKILIPVFYARQDMKTPVRVGIVCAGLGVLLKLVLMWPLRHAGIALATVIVSTIQAGALAVLIHRRFGSPGWNGIFNSALKIFAAAAVTAVFAALVMRAGEGFLVSQGMGVQPARLLALTAAIGLAVAVYGLAAVFLRCPELNEFRNALRRKSGEQKENGSQI from the coding sequence ATGGACAAGAAAAAAACAATCCGTTCGGCCGGCACCGTTGGTTTTTTTATTCTCCTCAGCCGCGCTTTAGGCCTTGTCCGCGACATGGCCATGGCCGCCTTTTTCGGCAGTTCAAAAACCATGGACGCCTTTGTGGTGGCATTCACCATCCCCAATCTGTTCCGCAGTCTGTTCGGCGAAGGCGCGCTTTCTTCGGCATTCGTGCCGGTCTTCACCGAAACGCTTGAAAAACAAGAGCGCGCAAAGGTCTGGCGTTTCGCCAACGACATGCTCTCGCTGCTGGCCGTCATTCTGGCGGCGATCGTGACGGCGCTGATCCTGCTCGTTTCCCTTCTTAAATTCTGCTGGCCGGCTTCCGAACGCATCATCATGATCTTTGATTTCACGCGGATCATGCTGCCTTACATGTTCTTCATCTGTCTGGCTGCATTTTTTTCCGCCATGCTCAACTCCCTGCGCCGTTTTTTCATGCCCGCGGCGACCTACGCCGCCCTTAACATCGTCATGCTCGCCGTGCTGTTTCTCGTCTGTCCCCGTCTTGACCCTTCCGGCAACGCGCGCATTCTGGCGGTTTCATGGGGGGTGATTTTAGCCGGCGCCATCCAATGGCTGATGCAAATTCCCGCGCTCTGGCGCTGCGGCTTCCGCCCGAAATTGAGTTTCAACTGGCGGGACGAACGCGTGCGGCGCGTCTGGCGGCTGATGGGCGCCGCCGCCCTCGGCATGGGCATCACGCAGATAAATGTTCTCATTGACCGCCTGATCGCCACCTTTATCGGCGAGGGCAGCCCCTCCTATCTCTATTACGCCGAACGCATCGTTTATTTCCCGCTCGGCATTTTCGGCACCGCCCTGGGCACGGTGCTGCTGCCGACCTTTTCGGCCCAGATGGCGCAAGCGCGCCCCGACCTTGTGCGCCAGACCCTCAACCATTCCCTGCGCCAGCTCGCGTTCCTCGTCCTGCCCGCGGCCATGGGCATGCTGGCGCTCGCCAAGCCCATCATCCGCGTCATTTATGAACACGGCGGATTTTCGCCGCAGGCCGCCGACATGACCGCCCTGGCCCTGGCAATCTACGCACCCGGCCTGATTGCCTTCAGTGTTTTGAAAATACTTATTCCGGTCTTTTACGCGCGGCAGGACATGAAAACGCCGGTGCGGGTCGGCATCGTCTGCGCCGGCCTGGGCGTTCTCCTCAAGCTTGTCCTGATGTGGCCGCTCAGACACGCCGGCATTGCCCTGGCGACCGTGATTGTCTCCACGATCCAGGCCGGCGCGCTGGCCGTGCTCATCCACCGCCGCTTCGGATCTCCCGGATGGAACGGCATATTCAATTCCGCCCTGAAAATTTTCGCGGCGGCGGCCGTCACGGCGGTTTTCGCGGCGCTGGTTATGCGCGCGGGCGAAGGGTTCCTCGTATCACAAGGCATGGGTGTTCAGCCCGCCCGGCTGCTGGCGCTCACGGCGGCAATCGGCCTGGCGGTCGCGGTCTACGGCCTGGCGGCCGTTTTTCTGCGCTGCCCTGAATTGAATGAGTTCCGGAACGCTTTGCGGCGCAAGTCCGGAGAGCAGAAAGAAAATGGATCTCAAATCTAA